The following are encoded together in the Pelmatolapia mariae isolate MD_Pm_ZW unplaced genomic scaffold, Pm_UMD_F_2 NODE_ptg000570l+_length_109192_cov_1, whole genome shotgun sequence genome:
- the LOC134623353 gene encoding scaffold attachment factor B1-like, with the protein MERVVVEVPINNGFPLACPSTTPRKRQVRFSARHDIILLREVIAQNPFASKEPGRIWARVGEIITAALQDENFEVDARRCRERTMLLLDYYKKQDFPSLRRFGTERLYAQKEDLLHEVLELEAEKGLIVSNDGTKYQDEERRNRVAEELTLPEQDKPNITIPQTTTTEQEEEHEEMTELSAAPTAKRPCQCCCQTYSEILSFLEKRSEAEQRLREEELALRREELEIQRSKIALERERLGAERKERERRFELESQERQVILDLLKEKVLKG; encoded by the exons atggaacgGGTAGTGGTGGAAGTGCCGATCAACAACG GTTTTCCCCTCGCTTGCCCTTCCACAACCCCACGAAAGCGGCAGGTGCGGTTTTCAGCACGTCATGACATCATCCTTCTGCGAGAGGTTATTGCACAGAATCCCTTTGCCTCCAAAGAGCcag GACGGATTTGGGCACGCGTGGGCGAGATTATCACTGCTGCCCTCCAAGATGAAAACTTTGAGGTGGATGCCAGGAGATGTAGGGAGAGAACCATGCTGCTGCTAGACTACTACAAGAAACAAGACTTTCCCAGCCTACGCAG GTTTGGAACAGAGAGATTGTATGCCCAGAAGGAGGATCTGCTCCATGAAGTTTTGGAGCTGGAAGCTGAGAAGGGACTCATAGTCAGCAATGATGGCACAAAGTACCAG GATGAAGAGCGGAGAAATCGAGTCGCAGAAGAACTAACTCTACCAGAACAGGACAAACCCAACATCACAATCCCGCAAACAACCACTACAG AACAAGAAGAAGAGCATGAGGAAATGACAGAGCTGTCAGCAGCGCCCACAGCCAAGCGGCCCTgccagtgctgctgccagaccTACTCTGAGATTCTGAGCTTCTTGGAGAAACGCTCAGAGGCGGAGCAGCGGCTTCGAGAAGAAGAGCTCGCGTTGCGCCGAGAGGAACTGGAGATTCAGAGAA GTAAGATCGCTCTGGAGAGAGAACGTCTGGGAGCtgagagaaaagagagggagCGGAGATTTGAGCTtgaaagccaagagaggcaggTCATCTTGGACCTTTTAAAAGAGAAGGTGCTGAAAGGCTGA